A window from gamma proteobacterium SS-5 encodes these proteins:
- a CDS encoding monovalent cation/H(+) antiporter subunit G has product MTWLADILDLLSWLALMAGGFCVFSGGLGLLRFPDFFSRMHAAGVMDTLGAGLILLGLLFQVEDWLVAVKLLLILAFIGLTSPTASHALAKSAIHGGLRPLLGEQLKADGGKD; this is encoded by the coding sequence ATGACCTGGCTTGCGGACATTCTCGACCTGCTCAGCTGGCTGGCTTTGATGGCCGGTGGCTTTTGCGTCTTCTCCGGTGGCCTGGGGCTTTTGCGCTTTCCCGATTTCTTCAGCCGTATGCACGCCGCCGGGGTGATGGATACCCTGGGTGCCGGGCTGATCCTGCTCGGCCTGCTGTTTCAGGTAGAGGACTGGCTGGTAGCGGTGAAACTGCTGCTGATCCTGGCATTCATCGGCCTGACCAGCCCCACCGCCTCTCACGCCCTGGCCAAGTCGGCCATTCACGGCGGCCTCAGGCCCCTGCTGGGGGAACAACTCAAGGCCGATGGAGGCAAAGACTGA
- a CDS encoding FKBP-type peptidyl-prolyl cis-trans isomerase — protein sequence MAEKMLDSGLKYEDLIEGEGEQAQSGQRVTVHYTGWLEDGSKFDSSLDRNDPFSFKLGAGQVIRGWDLGVEKMRVGGKRKLIIPPQLGYGARGAGGVIPANASLIFEVELLGLQ from the coding sequence ATGGCAGAAAAGATGCTCGATAGTGGGCTGAAATACGAAGACCTGATCGAAGGTGAGGGTGAGCAGGCCCAATCCGGCCAGCGCGTGACGGTGCACTACACCGGCTGGCTGGAGGACGGCAGCAAGTTCGACTCCTCGCTGGATCGCAACGACCCCTTCAGCTTCAAGCTCGGTGCCGGTCAGGTGATCCGCGGTTGGGACCTGGGGGTGGAGAAGATGCGCGTCGGCGGCAAGCGCAAGCTGATCATCCCGCCCCAGCTGGGCTATGGCGCCCGCGGTGCCGGTGGCGTGATCCCGGCCAACGCCAGCCTGATCTTTGAAGTGGAACTGCTGGGCCTGCAATGA
- the nadC gene encoding carboxylating nicotinate-nucleotide diphosphorylase, with amino-acid sequence MNCPLPPAERIAEDVARALAEDLGAGDLTAGLIPAERQSQVEVISRQSAVVCGQAWFEQAFWQIDPQIQIHWQLADGQPAQPDQLLCRLQGNTRALLSGERTALNFLQTLSATASQVASYVRRLEGCNSRVLDTRKTLPGLRRAQKYAVCCGGGSNHRFGLYDAVLIKENHILAAGSIAAALHAAQAQVAAGTEIEIEVESLDELQQALDAGARRVLLDNFSLEQLRRAVVLNNECGAKRARLEASGNVSLEGIRAIAETGVDDISIGALTKDVKAVDLSMRFVA; translated from the coding sequence ATGAACTGCCCCCTGCCCCCTGCCGAGCGCATCGCCGAGGATGTGGCCCGCGCCCTGGCCGAGGACCTGGGTGCGGGTGATCTCACCGCCGGCCTGATCCCGGCCGAGCGCCAGTCCCAGGTGGAGGTGATCAGCCGCCAGAGCGCGGTGGTCTGCGGTCAGGCCTGGTTCGAGCAGGCCTTTTGGCAGATCGACCCGCAGATTCAGATCCACTGGCAGCTGGCGGATGGCCAGCCCGCCCAGCCCGATCAGCTGCTCTGCCGCCTGCAGGGCAACACCCGTGCCCTGCTCAGCGGCGAGCGCACGGCGCTGAATTTTCTGCAGACCCTCTCCGCCACCGCCAGCCAGGTGGCCAGCTATGTGCGGCGGCTGGAGGGTTGCAACAGCCGCGTGCTGGACACGCGCAAGACCCTGCCCGGCCTGCGTCGGGCGCAGAAATACGCGGTCTGCTGCGGTGGTGGCAGCAACCACCGCTTTGGCCTCTACGATGCGGTGCTGATTAAGGAGAACCATATCCTTGCTGCCGGCTCCATTGCCGCCGCCCTGCACGCCGCCCAGGCCCAGGTGGCGGCGGGCACCGAGATCGAAATCGAGGTGGAGAGCCTGGATGAGCTGCAGCAGGCCCTGGACGCCGGCGCCCGCCGGGTGCTGCTGGATAACTTCAGCCTGGAGCAGCTGCGCCGGGCGGTGGTGCTGAATAATGAGTGTGGTGCCAAGCGCGCCCGGCTGGAGGCCTCGGGCAACGTCAGCCTGGAGGGCATCCGCGCTATCGCCGAGACCGGGGTGGACGATATCTCCATCGGTGCCCTGACCAAGGACGTCAAGGCGGTGGATCTATCGATGCGCTTTGTGGCTTAG
- a CDS encoding pH regulation protein F — protein sequence MFIAVTLAILLTMLLVLIRAFFGPTLYDRILAVNMFGTKTVLLIAVLGFLMGRPEFLDIALVYALINFIAIIGLLRYFEYNQGQLPRNSEPTCTDDSP from the coding sequence ATGTTCATCGCCGTCACCCTTGCCATCCTGCTGACCATGCTACTGGTGCTGATCCGCGCCTTTTTCGGACCCACCCTGTACGACCGCATCCTGGCGGTGAACATGTTCGGCACCAAGACGGTGCTGCTGATCGCCGTACTGGGCTTTCTCATGGGACGGCCGGAGTTTCTCGACATCGCCCTGGTCTATGCCCTGATCAACTTCATCGCCATCATCGGCCTATTGCGTTATTTCGAGTACAACCAGGGGCAATTGCCGCGCAATAGCGAACCCACCTGCACGGATGACAGCCCCTGA